The Corynebacterium tuberculostearicum genome window below encodes:
- a CDS encoding IS256 family transposase, whose amino-acid sequence MTTVTRRDPADKAKIDAIEKKLLANPEIAKLIDDLGTSTTDANDLVRGMLQASITRGLNAEMDAHLGYESGDRSGKAAAGTDNHRNGTYSKTVDSNYGPVTVDIPRDRTGTFIPTMVPKGSRRLTDVDDMIVSLYAGGMTIRDIQHHMATAMRVDISHETISAVTDAVLDEVMVWQNRQLDEFYPVIFLDALRIKVRDGGRVVNKSAYMAIGVDLDGIKHILGLWIAKEEGASFWAQVCANLSNRGVKDVFIVCCDGLKGLPEAVEATWPNSMVQTCIVHLIRAANRWVAYGDRRAVSAALKKVYTATDESTARAALAEFEASELGEKYPRSVRVWRDAWARFVPFLQFPPAARKVIYTTNSIESFNNELRKATRNGVQFTNDESAIKTLWLMICNIEDKRAAKRAKQGKRVSRTAGRLMEGARVSGWKQAINQMAVAYPDRFDKYL is encoded by the coding sequence ATGACTACTGTGACAAGACGAGATCCGGCTGATAAGGCCAAGATTGATGCGATTGAAAAGAAGCTGCTTGCTAACCCTGAAATCGCGAAGCTGATTGATGACCTAGGCACGTCGACAACGGATGCCAATGACCTGGTTCGGGGCATGTTGCAAGCCTCGATTACTAGGGGTTTGAATGCTGAAATGGATGCCCACCTTGGCTACGAGTCCGGCGACAGGAGCGGCAAAGCTGCAGCTGGGACAGACAATCACCGCAACGGCACCTACTCGAAGACCGTGGATTCTAACTACGGGCCGGTCACCGTGGATATCCCCAGAGACAGGACTGGGACGTTTATCCCAACTATGGTCCCTAAAGGCTCGAGACGTTTAACTGATGTCGATGACATGATTGTCAGCTTGTACGCAGGTGGGATGACCATTAGGGATATCCAGCACCACATGGCAACGGCGATGCGGGTTGATATCTCCCATGAGACGATTTCAGCGGTTACTGACGCCGTCTTGGATGAGGTCATGGTGTGGCAAAACCGCCAGCTAGATGAGTTCTACCCGGTCATTTTCCTGGACGCGCTGCGCATTAAAGTCCGCGATGGCGGCCGGGTTGTTAACAAGTCTGCGTACATGGCAATCGGTGTGGACCTCGACGGTATTAAGCATATTTTGGGATTGTGGATTGCCAAGGAAGAAGGTGCTTCCTTCTGGGCGCAGGTATGCGCCAACCTGTCCAACCGTGGGGTTAAAGACGTCTTTATTGTCTGCTGTGACGGGTTGAAAGGCCTACCCGAGGCAGTGGAGGCAACTTGGCCGAACTCTATGGTACAAACCTGCATCGTGCACCTGATACGTGCCGCGAACCGGTGGGTGGCCTACGGGGATCGCCGGGCTGTATCCGCCGCGTTGAAGAAGGTCTACACCGCCACAGACGAGTCCACAGCTAGGGCTGCTTTAGCCGAATTCGAGGCTTCCGAGCTGGGTGAGAAGTATCCCCGCTCAGTCAGAGTCTGGCGGGATGCGTGGGCGCGGTTTGTCCCGTTTCTGCAGTTCCCACCAGCAGCCAGGAAGGTCATCTATACGACGAATTCCATTGAGTCGTTTAACAATGAGCTGCGTAAAGCTACTCGCAACGGGGTGCAATTCACCAATGATGAATCAGCGATAAAGACGCTGTGGTTGATGATCTGCAACATTGAAGACAAACGCGCTGCAAAGAGAGCAAAGCAGGGAAAGCGAGTCTCAAGAACAGCCGGCAGACTCATGGAAGGAGCTCGAGTTTCCGGCTGGAAGCAAGCCATCAACCAGATGGCCGTGGCCTACCCCGACCGCTTCGACAAGTACCTATAA
- a CDS encoding IS110 family transposase has protein sequence MSTTFDCPTGPVAGIDTHTDTHTVAVISDTGRHIATDTFPATNPGYVAISEFMATYGVTTVGVEGTSSYGAGLTRHLRTQKYSVVEVLRPTRAVRRRDGKSDPVDAVAAARQVLTGEALSIPKDTSGPVESLRGLQITRRQLVMTAAKLMTTIKSLLVTAPDEIRRRYSAMSTLVMVEALSRCRPSADLADPRNGVLLALKTLATTYRDLQKQGTQLEKHISILVEMINPHVTSIFGCGSVVAADLIVSVGDNPGRIHSEAALAHLCGAAPIPASSGRTHRHRLNRGGDRRANSALHRIALVRMHHDQRTRDYVAKRTKEGLSKKEILRCLKRAIVREVYRVLCLGQAVLPTGQVEVDELKARRIERQLSQAQVAEKLGCAPARISDIETGKRPLPELRLAYEELLKSA, from the coding sequence ATGTCTACCACTTTCGACTGCCCCACCGGCCCCGTTGCCGGAATCGACACCCACACCGATACCCACACTGTTGCCGTTATTTCGGACACCGGCCGGCACATCGCCACCGACACCTTCCCCGCCACCAACCCTGGCTACGTGGCGATTTCAGAGTTCATGGCAACCTACGGTGTCACCACCGTCGGTGTGGAAGGAACCAGCTCCTATGGAGCAGGCCTGACACGCCACCTTCGCACCCAGAAATACTCAGTCGTAGAAGTCTTACGCCCTACCCGGGCCGTTCGACGCCGGGACGGCAAATCAGACCCCGTTGATGCTGTCGCTGCCGCCCGCCAGGTGCTCACCGGGGAAGCCTTAAGCATCCCGAAAGACACTTCCGGGCCAGTGGAATCCCTCCGTGGGTTGCAGATCACCCGCCGTCAGCTCGTGATGACAGCAGCGAAACTGATGACAACGATCAAATCGTTGCTGGTCACAGCACCCGATGAGATTCGACGCCGCTATAGTGCGATGTCCACATTGGTCATGGTGGAGGCCTTGTCCCGGTGCCGACCATCAGCTGACCTGGCCGACCCCAGAAATGGGGTGCTCCTCGCGTTGAAGACATTAGCCACCACCTATCGTGATTTACAGAAACAGGGTACGCAGCTGGAAAAACACATCAGTATCCTGGTTGAGATGATCAATCCGCATGTGACCTCGATATTTGGGTGTGGTTCCGTGGTGGCTGCTGATCTGATTGTCAGTGTGGGGGATAATCCAGGCCGGATTCACTCCGAGGCAGCATTAGCTCATCTGTGCGGGGCCGCACCGATTCCGGCTAGTTCTGGACGGACTCATCGGCACCGTCTCAACCGGGGTGGTGATCGTCGGGCGAATTCTGCGTTGCATCGGATCGCGTTGGTGCGGATGCATCATGACCAACGCACCAGGGACTACGTAGCCAAACGCACCAAGGAAGGATTGTCGAAAAAGGAGATCTTACGGTGTCTGAAACGCGCCATTGTCAGGGAGGTCTACCGGGTGTTGTGCTTGGGTCAGGCCGTTCTTCCAACGGGCCAGGTAGAGGTTGATGAACTCAAAGCTCGACGGATCGAGAGGCAGTTATCGCAAGCCCAGGTTGCTGAAAAACTCGGGTGTGCCCCGGCGAGAATCAGTGATATCGAAACCGGCAAGCGCCCTTTGCCGGAGTTGAGGTTGGCTTATGAAGAACTTCTCAAATCAGCTTGA
- a CDS encoding IS6 family transposase, producing the protein MGIFSGRHFPRDIILWAVRWYCRYGVSYRDLEEMMTERGVPVDHTTIYRWVQKYAPELDKHTRWYRQVPDWQARSWRVDETYIRVGGTWCYLYRAITAGGQTLDFYLSPKRNVAAAKRFLAKTLRSNTTAGSPRVINTDKAPALAKAISELKAEGICPQTVEHRQVKYLNNVLEGDHGRLKRILGPKGAFKNRISAYRTLKGMEAMHSLRKGQGTMFAYGHPNPDAVIVNRVFETA; encoded by the coding sequence ATGGGCATCTTCTCCGGTCGGCATTTCCCCCGTGACATCATCCTGTGGGCGGTGCGGTGGTACTGCCGCTACGGCGTGAGCTACCGCGACCTCGAAGAAATGATGACCGAGCGGGGTGTGCCAGTCGATCACACCACGATCTACCGCTGGGTGCAGAAATACGCCCCTGAGCTGGATAAGCACACTCGCTGGTACCGGCAGGTACCCGACTGGCAGGCCCGGTCCTGGCGGGTGGATGAGACCTATATCCGGGTCGGCGGCACGTGGTGCTATCTCTACCGGGCTATTACCGCCGGTGGGCAGACCTTAGACTTCTACCTCTCACCAAAACGGAATGTGGCTGCGGCCAAGCGTTTCCTGGCCAAGACGCTGCGATCGAATACGACAGCCGGGTCCCCGCGGGTCATCAACACCGACAAGGCACCAGCTCTGGCCAAGGCAATATCCGAGCTGAAGGCGGAGGGAATCTGCCCTCAGACGGTGGAGCACCGGCAGGTGAAATACCTGAACAACGTTCTCGAGGGAGATCATGGCCGACTTAAAAGAATCCTGGGACCGAAGGGGGCGTTCAAAAACCGAATTTCCGCCTACCGGACGTTGAAAGGGATGGAAGCGATGCATTCATTACGGAAAGGTCAGGGCACGATGTTTGCTTATGGGCACCCCAATCCGGACGCGGTGATCGTCAACCGGGTCTTCGAGACGGCCTGA
- a CDS encoding transcriptional regulator, with product MSKESTHQSAKLDPVIHPINRLKICATLFHSGATDGRQMKYAVLAELTELPADTLSKQLKHLEDSGYISRTREYGSTRAKDAVWVALTQTGTGAYAQHVAALKAMTEGS from the coding sequence ATGTCTAAGGAGTCTACGCACCAATCAGCCAAGCTAGATCCGGTCATCCACCCCATCAATCGGCTTAAAATTTGTGCCACGCTGTTCCATTCAGGCGCAACCGACGGCAGGCAGATGAAATACGCCGTGCTTGCAGAACTCACCGAGCTTCCCGCCGATACGCTTTCCAAGCAGTTGAAACATCTTGAGGACAGCGGCTATATCAGCCGCACCCGCGAATATGGCTCCACGCGCGCGAAAGACGCCGTCTGGGTCGCGTTGACCCAGACTGGAACAGGAGCCTATGCACAGCACGTTGCCGCACTCAAAGCCATGACAGAGGGCTCATAG
- a CDS encoding Type 1 glutamine amidotransferase-like domain-containing protein, with translation MGCPLNEGNLTETPLSVFRHELEQADCVYVASGETFRLLHALKSTGADQLLADAVRNGKLYAGSSAGAIIAGPSIEPATVMDDPSTAPRVSDGLCVGSQPAQGDGPE, from the coding sequence ATAGGGTGTCCACTAAACGAGGGTAACCTCACAGAGACACCGCTGAGTGTTTTTCGCCATGAGCTTGAGCAAGCTGATTGCGTTTATGTTGCGAGTGGTGAAACATTCCGCTTGCTTCATGCGCTGAAATCTACCGGGGCAGATCAGCTTCTTGCTGACGCCGTGCGTAATGGAAAGTTGTATGCGGGAAGCTCTGCTGGGGCGATTATTGCTGGACCTTCAATCGAGCCAGCAACGGTGATGGATGATCCTTCAACCGCTCCGAGAGTGTCTGATGGTTTGTGTGTGGGTTCCCAACCCGCACAAGGAGATGGACCAGAATGA